A segment of the Nasonia vitripennis strain AsymCx chromosome 2, Nvit_psr_1.1, whole genome shotgun sequence genome:
acacttgtcaaaaaaaaaaagatcttgAAAAATAGGATTTCAAATCGACCAATTATAACGAGCAAAAGGTGGTTAattgaaatcgaaaaaaaaaaccagcTCTATAGCTAACGTAACAAGTACAACAACAAACGCGCAGGTACACAAGTAAATAGATCGCTAGCGTGAAATGGTCAACACAGCTGATCAGATAGAACACATACATGCATAGTACTTGGCACAGCTCGATCAGGCTATAGCTCATCTCGACGACACGCGCGCATGTAAGTTTTGCGCGATGCTCAGGCGATTTCTCGCTTAAAATGTTGTTTGATCGAAGGAAAATGTGTATCCGAGCGGTAAGGTGCTCAGTGATTTATGCGTGTTTTTCAGCGAGCGTATAGAATCAACTCGAAAGTTAAGTATTCTACTCTCTCGTCTGGCACGCGCGCCAGCGCTCTCGAGGGGGGCCAATGAGAAGTGGAAAAAAACTGATGCGAGGAATAATCGATGTTTGTACCACGTGCGGAACTCGCATATACGTCAAAGAGTCGAGATTTctgctgctttttattttacgattcTGCGCTGTCTGAATTTTTATGATTATACATAGAATTGcaaacagtatttttttcaaatttaaattcataCGAGAGTCCATCGAAGCCACGAGAACAACAGGCTCAAAAACGCAAACATCGACAATAggaaaaaacaatattattatcaaCGCGAAATAAGCCGCAAACCGACCAACGGACGTCATGAAATGGAGCAGAAGTACGTCCGTTACAAACGTGTTTGTTTCACGTGGCGCGATGGCCTTTAAATTACGTCAGCGCGTACAATATTGCTATAGGTCTAAACGCGGCATTGTTATAATCGTCCAATCGACCGATCGTGCAAAAGTACAAAACAACTCGAAAATACGAGTATCACATTTCTCGATAAGCTCCTACGTTAGAAAACCGCAAAGCGAACAAAAGTTGTTGTCTACttcgattaaaaatttaaattatcgaCTTTAAACTCGCTATAAACGATGTTTGCAACAATAGACCGATTGTTCAGTCGCATAGATCGGAAAAATAACGTCGATGATGATCCAGTTGGTAACAGAGAAATCGGCATTTCGTCATGCAATTTTTTCTCGAATACTGATCGATCGCGTGCAGACTGTTGCAGCAGacagcaaaaatatttcttcgcATAAATCGTACATCGATATCCCGCGTCCGGCGAaccgtaaaaataaaagaatgaaAACGTGAAATCGGCGATAAACCGGCTCCCGTTGAACTCGTTAAGAATTCCTAACGTAAAAAAACCGCGCTTCCAATTCTCGACCTTCCCGCTCTTCCAAAAATACCTCCGACACACCGACGGATATCACTATTCTGAAATGGCAGCCTCCGCGCGAAGCCACCTCGCTTTTGACAAAATAACAACTCTCGCGCGAAATCATTGTCCGATAAGATGCGATCGCTCGCGAAAggcaaaaaaaagaatattacaTCTGCCGCGATAAAGCCAATACAGATGACCGCAATTACACGCGCTCGCGGCGTGGGAAATCGGCGCTTAAGTATATAGCGAAATGGTTTCGGAAATTTTTCGCCGACATCGCAGCCACGCGCGTGACGTAAGCGTCGAAGGCTCGAGCAAAATAacatgcagagagagagagagagagagagagagagagagagagagagagagagagagagagagagagagagagagagagagagtgagagagagatattgGCGGGGGGCCGTTAAAATATGTGCACGTATGCGCAAGAGGCTCGTACGATCTTCGCGATGACTCGTTTATCGAGCGGGTCAACAAACCGCTGATGAATCTTTAATCTGTGCTCGCGCCTCTCGCCTTTTGAATTTCTACGCTGCACGTGCGCGAGCGGGGCTATCCCCAGACTCGTTCGATCGGATGATAAATATCCGCTTGACGTGAAAAACAATTCTCTGACAAATATTTTCCATCGAGCCTATTGTGTTCTAGAACTTCTCGATGTTTATGAAGTTTGGATTGCTTTggatttttcaaactttccGGTGTACCTATACGCTactgtttttcaataattcacAACCTTTTTTATCTCTGATGAGAGCTTTGTTCGACATATGGCTGATGCGGGCAAACGTCGATCTTTCAAATAGTAACAGAATGCCCGATCGTCCCAGTGATAAGCTTTTCCCAGATGGATATGTCGAGCGTTATCGCGCACTTGATCGGAAATACCTGAACATTTGTTTGGCTcaggaaatgaaaaatttgtatttcaCATGCGAATTTCGTGTAGaacacttttatttttatctataATATAGCTGTATATAGTTGTACGCATACTGGATTCGTGAATGGACTTAAactctattatatatatatatatatatatatatatatatatatataaatcgaAACAAATACAAATATCTAGATTTTGCTTTTGCAAAATAAATGTCTAATAACAAAGTTACTCGAGTTGCGGACATATACTTAGTAAAAATCAATAACCATTATGCACAAATACATtgttacatatatatatatatatatatatatatatatatatatgcgaaTGGTACAACACACTAAAAgacaatattatatattagtggcaatatacaaaaatcttaATGTTGAattattctttcttttatttcagCACAAAGCAAGCGATGCAGGGCAACATGACGTTCCAGCAGTCGCTGACAGTCAGGCTCAACATAATTCAGCCGAGCCTCTCACAGATCAAAGAATTCCTGAAAACACACCCACCAAAGCTGACGCCCGGCATTAAGTAAGCCTAAATATTCAGTTAATCGCTCACTAATCCCGGCAAGGTAAATGTCTCGGTCACTGACGCTCCTCCGGTCGCTGATTTATGCGCGTGTTATTCGAATTTCCAATGACTATATCGCTGATGAATAATTTCACTCGACTCGATTGGTTAAGTTTAGATTCCCTGCTTTTCTTTCTCAAATCAACCTGTTTATTTGTACAGAAGTCAAGTATAATACTATGAATAATTATCATCACTGATGGctttgaataattaattatgtttTGCAAAATAACTGCTCAATAAATCTGTAAACAGTATGTTATCTTTAAATGACGATGAATCACAAATGATGATTCAAGGTTTTCATTCAATATGCATTTAGTATCGAAGGTGTAAATTAGAAACATGAGTAGACCCTTTTTTGACTTCTTAGCGACAAATAACAGATCACGCGATTAATTCGAATAACGTAAAAATTGTTCGCAACGTCAATGACAGAAACGCTATTTACCTCTCAACGACAAAATTTCGCAACTAATCGACACAAATTCGAATTTTCAGATCTTTGGTACAGACACTGCAAGATCAGAAGAAACAGGTCTACCTGGTCTCAGGCGGTTTCCACTGCCTCATTGCGCCTGTTGCTTCGCAACTTAATATACCGCAAGAAAATATTCGCGCCAACAGACTTAAATTTTACTTTACAGGTAAGCATGCTTGATTATACAAATGTCGTTAATAACGTCAGACTTGCTTTCTATAAAAATCAACGAGCGAAAGTGCTTAATCGAATGGAATTTTTCGTTGTAGGAGAGTATGCCGGCTTTGATGAGAACGAGCCCACATCTCAAACTGGCGGTAAAGCCGAAGTCATCAGACGATTGAAGGAAGAAAAAGGTTTCAAAACCGTGGTTCACATTGGTGATGGAGCCACGGATTTAGAAGCTTGCCCTCCAGCGAGCGCTTTCATCGGTTCGTATAACAGAGCCTATTTAACTTTAATCTCTTTTGctgattttattaaaaatatcttcGCTGTTTATGTAAAAGCGAATAATAAGCTGCATTAACAATTCAATTACTTTGATATAAAAAAGTCTTACTTTCTAGTAAGTTCTATAGAGGGGACGAACGATGAGCCAAAAAGATTTCATAATAATAAGCAGTGATACTTGATTCAATGTCGAATGAACTAATGAAGAAACTCATTTGTTGTTGCAGGATACGGAGGCAACGTCGTGCGAGAAAGCGTAAAGGCTCACGCGCCTTGGTTCATTACGGATTTTAAGGATCTAGAAGCCGCTTTGTGAGAAGAAATAGTGTGAAATGTTCGAGAGAATATTGAATGCGTGTTGAGAAAATCCAGAAAGAATattcaacaatatttttcaatggaATGACTATTTACAGAATATTTTTGTGTACAGAGGTGTAAATATTACTGACAGTATTTTTGAGATAGTGACATTGTTACAGAGAGATGCACGATGGCATCGCACGTACTGTAAGGTCGAATATTTTGGCGAGTTCGAATTTTTAATGATTGTTATCAAAAATACCGTGTGCAATAACGATTTTTTGTACGAGAGTTACATAAAATACATTTATGACGCTAAAACCACGTTAATTTCATTGACTCCCGCTTATGAAACAAAGTAAcctcttatatttattttatatattcacTCGACTGCACTGATACAATGTACAAATTGTAACGTAAAtcgtttctcttttttattttacaaatgacATGCACAATTAAAAGATTTGTGTAAATCACCAACTTGTTGACTAAAAATacagtttaataataaaaacaactgCAACGTTCACCTTTTGTAAAACCCACAACGTTGCGTACTATTAACTATCACCAGTCGAAGCATCTCGTTCCTTCTTCTTTTGATCTATCCACGCTTCTATCTTCTTTTTGAGATCAACATCCGGTTTGACCATGTCCATCGTTAGCGGGGATCGGTTGAATGGATCAGTTTGGTCACTCAACAAGTGCctaaaataaggaaaaaaatacgttCAATCACTGAATTGTgaatttgttttgtaaaaacaTTTTAC
Coding sequences within it:
- the LOC100123818 gene encoding phosphoserine phosphatase isoform X1; the encoded protein is MTKGKFTRETSRMANLDEVKMVWGLADAVCFDVDSTVIQEEGIDELAKFCGKGEQVANLTKQAMQGNMTFQQSLTVRLNIIQPSLSQIKEFLKTHPPKLTPGIKSLVQTLQDQKKQVYLVSGGFHCLIAPVASQLNIPQENIRANRLKFYFTGEYAGFDENEPTSQTGGKAEVIRRLKEEKGFKTVVHIGDGATDLEACPPASAFIGYGGNVVRESVKAHAPWFITDFKDLEAAL
- the LOC100123818 gene encoding phosphoserine phosphatase isoform X2, which translates into the protein MANLDEVKMVWGLADAVCFDVDSTVIQEEGIDELAKFCGKGEQVANLTKQAMQGNMTFQQSLTVRLNIIQPSLSQIKEFLKTHPPKLTPGIKSLVQTLQDQKKQVYLVSGGFHCLIAPVASQLNIPQENIRANRLKFYFTGEYAGFDENEPTSQTGGKAEVIRRLKEEKGFKTVVHIGDGATDLEACPPASAFIGYGGNVVRESVKAHAPWFITDFKDLEAAL